The Neobacillus sp. OS1-2 genome includes a window with the following:
- a CDS encoding Ltp family lipoprotein, producing MKSVGRFLKKRWKYILTAVIAIWIGSAGGPSQSDLDQVNAKVKSLQKQLTTKTETVASLKSDKSDLQSENKDLQAKVDEAAPWFKMSDEQKKKQEAEAKAAEDKRIADEKAAKEKADAEAKAKADAEAKKKAQEEAAAKAAADAEAKKQEALDNASVSQNNAIRAAQDYLEYTAFSKSGLIKQLEYEKYSAADAQFAVENIEVDWREQAVKAAKNYLDFSSFSRSGLIQQLTYEGHSQADAEYAATQVGL from the coding sequence GTGAAAAGTGTAGGAAGATTTTTAAAGAAAAGATGGAAGTATATATTAACGGCAGTTATTGCTATATGGATTGGTAGTGCTGGCGGCCCATCGCAGAGTGATTTAGATCAAGTTAATGCAAAAGTAAAGTCTTTACAAAAGCAATTAACTACTAAAACAGAAACCGTAGCCAGTTTAAAATCGGATAAGAGTGATTTGCAATCGGAAAATAAAGACTTGCAAGCTAAAGTAGATGAAGCCGCTCCATGGTTTAAAATGAGTGATGAGCAAAAGAAAAAACAAGAGGCTGAGGCGAAAGCGGCTGAAGATAAGCGTATAGCTGATGAAAAGGCAGCTAAAGAAAAGGCAGATGCCGAAGCTAAAGCTAAGGCAGATGCCGAAGCAAAGAAGAAAGCTCAAGAAGAAGCAGCAGCTAAGGCGGCAGCCGATGCGGAAGCAAAGAAACAGGAAGCCCTTGATAATGCATCTGTTTCACAAAATAATGCAATCCGTGCAGCTCAAGACTATCTTGAATATACAGCTTTCTCAAAATCTGGATTGATTAAGCAATTAGAATACGAAAAATATTCTGCCGCAGATGCTCAATTCGCTGTTGAAAACATAGAAGTTGATTGGAGAGAGCAAGCTGTCAAAGCAGCCAAGAATTATCTTGACTTTTCATCGTTCTCTAGGAGCGGTTTGATTCAGCAATTAACCTATGAAGGTCACAGTCAAGCAGATGCAGAGTATGCAGCTACGCAAGTGGGACTATAA